A stretch of Komagataella phaffii GS115 chromosome 2, complete sequence DNA encodes these proteins:
- a CDS encoding Subunit of phosphatidylinositol (PtdIns) 3-kinase complexes I and II, whose amino-acid sequence MNEAEYKCQRCRLPLTIDGSLEDLSISQANLLTGRNGNFTKNTIPLEDAVEEDLPKVPQSRLNLFKEVYQKMDHDFTNARDEFVVLNKHNDNSDVNVEYDYEENNTISRRINTMTNIFNILSNKYEIDFPVCYECATLLMEELKNEYERVNADKEVYAKFLSKLRKQDAGTNMKERTAQLLEQLEKTKQEERDKEKKLQGLYDERDSLEKVLASLENEMEQLNIEEQQIFELENKYEYELMEFKNEQSRMEAMYEDGLTQLDNLRKVNVFNDAFNISHDGQFGTINGLRLGTLDSKRVSWYEINAALGQVVLLLFTLLSRLELELKHYKIFPIGSTSKIEYQVDPDSKPVTINCFSSGEQLLDKLFHSNKLDPAMNAILEITIQIADHFTKQDPTNELPYKMENETISNLNIKPSKRKSNEEWTLACKHLLTNLKWIIAFSSST is encoded by the coding sequence ATGAATGAGGCAGAATATAAGTGCCAAAGATGCCGGCTGCCGTTGACCATAGACGGATCTCTGGAAGACCTTAGCATATCACAGGCCAATCTTTTGACGGGACGAAATGGGAACTTTACAAAGAACACAATCCCCTTGGAGGATGCCGTGGAAGAAGATTTACCCAAGGTGCCTCAGAGCCGACTTAACCTCTTTAAAGAGGTCTACCAGAAGATGGATCACGATTTTACCAATGCCAGAGATGAATTTGTTGTGTTGAACAAGCACAATGATAACAGCGACGTCAATGTGGAGTATGATTACGAAGAAAACAACACTATCAGTCGTAGAATCAACACAATGACGaatatcttcaatatcCTCAGCAACAAGTACGAAATTGATTTTCCGGTTTGCTACGAATGCGCCACATTGCTGATGgaggaattgaagaatgagTACGAAAGGGTCAATGCTGATAAAGAAGTTTACGCAAAGTTTCTATCCAAGCTTCGCAAACAGGACGCAGGTACAAatatgaaagaaagaactgCTCAACTACTGGAGCAATTGGAGAAAACTAAGCAAGAAGAGagagataaagaaaagaagctCCAAGGCCTATATGATGAAAGAGATAGTTTGGAAAAGGTATTAGCTTCTTTAGAGAATGAAATGGAACAGTTGAATATTGAAGAGCagcaaatttttgaattaGAGAACAAATATGAATATGAGTTAATGgagttcaagaatgagCAAAGCAGAATGGAAGCAATGTATGAGGATGGTTTGACGCAATTAGATAATTTAAGAAAAGTGAACGTCTTTAATGACGCTTTCAATATCTCGCATGATGGTCAATTCGGCACTATAAATGGGCTCAGGTTGGGCACGTTAGACAGTAAGAGGGTTTCTTGGTATGAAATAAATGCTGCGTTGGGTCAAGTTGTTTTGTTACTCTTCACGTTATTGAGCAGACTTGAGCTTGAGCTCAAACATTACAAGATTTTTCCCATTGGCTCgacttccaagattgaatACCAAGTTGACCCAGATTCCAAACCTGTTACTATTAACTGCTTTTCTTCGGGAGAACAGTTACTGGATAAGCTTTTTCATTCTAATAAACTAGATCCTGCTATGAACGCAATCCTAGAAATCACTATTCAAATTGCAGATCATTTCACAAAACAAGATCCAACAAACGAATTGCCCTACAAAATGGAGAACGAAACAAtatcaaacttgaatatCAAACCTTCCAAACGTAAATCCAACGAGGAATGGACTTTGGCATGCAAACATCTGTTGACCAATCTCAAATGGATAATTGCCTTCAGTAGTTCAACGTGA
- a CDS encoding Protein O-mannosyltransferase, transfers mannose residues from dolichyl phosphate-D-mannose to prote: MCQIFLPQNVTRCSVSLLTMSKTSPQEVPENTTELKISKGELRPFIVTSPSPQLSKSRSVTSTKEKLILASLFIFAMVIRFHNVAHPDSVVFDEVHFGGFARKYILGTFFMDVHPPLAKLLFAGVGSLGGYDGEFEFKKIGDEFPENVPYVLMRYLPSGMGVGTCIMLYLTLRASGCQPIVCALTTALLIIENANVTISRFILLDSPMLFFIASTVYSFKKFQIQEPFTFQWYKTLIATGVSLGLAASSKWVGLFTVAWIGLITIWDLWFIIGDLTVSVKKIFGHFITRAVAFLVVPTLIYLTFFAIHLQVLTKEGDGGAFMSSVFRSTLEGNAVPKQSLANVGLGSLVTIRHLNTRGGYLHSHNHLYEGGSGQQQVTLYPHIDSNNQWIVQDYNATEEPTEFVPLKDGVKIRLNHKLTSRRLHSHNLRPPVTEQDWQNEVSAYGHEGFGGDANDDFVVEIAKDLSTTEEAKENVRAIQTVFRLRHAMTGCYLFSHEVKLPKWAYEQQEVTCATQGIKPLSYWYVETNENPFLDKEVDEIVSYPVPTFFQKVAELHARMWKINKGLTDHHVYESSPDSWPFLLRGISYWSKNHSQIYFIGNAVTWWTVTASIALFSVFLVFSILRWQRGFGFSVDPTVFNFNVQMLHYILGWVLHYLPSFLMARQLFLHHYLPSLYFGILALGHVFEIIHSYVFKNKQVVSYSIFVLFFAVALSFFQRYSPLIYAGRWTKDQCNESKILKWDFDCNTFPSHTSQYEIWASPVQTSTPKEGTHSESTVGEPDVEKLGETV; this comes from the coding sequence ATGTGCCAGATATTTCTCCCGCAAAACGTAACACGTTGTTCTGTTTCCCTTTTGACAATGAGTAAAACAAGTCCTCAAGAGGTGCCAGAAAACACTACTGAGCTTAAAATCTCAAAAGGAGAGCTCCGTCCTTTTATTGTGACCTCTCCATCTCCTCAATTGAGCAAGTCTCGTTCTGTGACTTCAACCAAGGAGAAGCTGATATTGGCTAGTTTGTTCATATTTGCAATGGTCATCAGGTTCCACAACGTCGCCCACCCTGACAGCGTTGTGTTTGATGAAGTTCACTTTGGGGGGTTTGCCAGAAAGTACATTTTGGGAACCTTTTTCATGGATGTTCATCCGCCATTGGCCAAGCTATTATTTGCTGGTGTTGGCAGTCTTGGTGGATACGATGGAGAGTTTgagttcaagaaaattgGTGACGAATTCCCAGAGAATGTTCCTTATGTGCTCATGAGATATCTTCCCTCTGGTATGGGAGTTGGAACATGTATTATGTTGTATTTGACTCTGAGAGCTTCTGGTTGTCAACCAATAGTCTGTGCTCTGACAACCGCTCTTTTGATCATTGAGAATGCTAATGTTACAATCTCCAGATTCATTTTGCTGGATTCGCCAATGCTGTTTTTTATTGCTTCAACAGTTtactctttcaagaaatttcaaattcaggAACCGTTTACCTTCCAATGGTACAAGACCCTTATTGCTACTGGTGTTTCTTTAGGGTTAGCAGCTTCCAGTAAATGGGTTGGTTTGTTCACCGTTGCCTGGATTGGATTGATAACAATTTGGGACTTATGGTTCATCATTGGTGATTTGACTGTTTCTGTAAAGAAAATTTTCGGCCATTTTATCACCAGAGCTGTAGCTTTCTTAGTCGTCCCCACTCTGATCTACCTCACTTTCTTTGCCATCCATTTGCAAGTCTTAACCAAGGAAGGTGATGGTGGTGCTTTCATGTCTTCCGTCTTCAGATCGACCTTAGAAGGTAATGCTGTTCCAAAACAGTCGCTGGCCAACGTTGGTTTGGGCTCTTTAGTCACTATCCGTCATTTGAACACCAGAGGTGGTTACTTACACTCTCACAATCATCTTTACGAGGGTGGTTCTGGTCAACAGCAGGTCACCTTGTACCCACACATTGATTCTAATAATCAATGGATTGTACAGGATTACAACGCGactgaggagccaactgaaTTTGTTCCATTGAAAGACGGTGTCAAAATCAGATTAAACCACAAATTGACTTCCCGAAGATTGCACTCTCATAACCTCAGACCTCCTGTGACTGAACAAGATTGGCAAAATGAGGTATCTGCTTATGGACATGAGGGCTTTGGCGGTGATGCCAATGATGACTTTGTTGTGGAGATTGCCAAGGATCTTTCAACTACTGAAGAAGCTAAGGAAAACGTTAGGGCCATTCAAACTGTTTTTAGATTGAGACATGCGATGACTGGTTGTTACTTGTTCTCCCACGAAGTCAAGCTTCCCAAGTGGGCATATGAGCAACAAGAGGTTACTTGTGCTACTCAAGGTATCAAACCACTATCTTACTGGTACGTTGAGACCAACGAAAACCCATTCTTGGATAAAGAGGTTGATGAAATAGTTAGCTATCCTGTTCCgactttctttcaaaaggtTGCCGAGCTACACGCCAGAATGTGGAAGATCAACAAGGGCTTAACTGATCATCATGTCTATGAATCCAGTCCAGATTCTTGGCCCTTCCTGCTCAGAGGTATAAGCTACTGGTCAAAAAATCACTCACAAATTTATTTCATAGGTAATGCTGTCACTTGGTGGACAGTCACCGCAAGTATTGCTTTGTTCTCTGTCTTTTTGGTTTTCTCTATTCTGAGATGGCAAAGAGGTTTTGGGTTCAGCGTTGACCCAACTGTGTTCAACTTCAATGTTCAAATGCTTCATTACATCCTAGGATGGGTACTGCATTACTTGCCATCTTTCCTTATGGCCCGTCAGCTATTTTTGCACCACTATCTACCATCATTGTACTTTGGTATATTGGCTCTCGGACATGTGTTTGAGATTATTCACTCTTAtgtcttcaaaaacaaacaGGTTGTGTCTTACTCCATATTCGTTCTCTTTTTTGCCGTTGCgctttctttcttccaaagatattCTCCATTGATCTATGCAGGACGATGGACCAAGGACCAATGCAACGAATCCAAGATACTCAAGTGGGACTTTGACTGTAACACCTTCCCCAGTCACACATCTCAGTATGAAATATGGGCATCCCCTGTACAAACTTCCACTCCTAAAGAAGGAACCCACTCAGAATCTACCGTCGGAGAACCTGACGTTGAGAAGCTGGGAGAGACAGTCTAA
- a CDS encoding Mitochondrial protein required for assembly of ubiquinol cytochrome-c reductase complex (cytochrome encodes MVLFKRKQVEVVPPQQLPDDLDTEIWYIPQTGEWFLNYDEYLDRMDYYSQKKFACEITGNSSFDFFEALKYEQEEMQAVENKFPEPVREPILRYVQFSLIPRLDQLVDDVYLHFKKEFFPGDLVNVKSAGSNRYKGIIREKARFAPITLPDGTVREGYCSYRVGLSNSDGEVTVNENQVSRDRNAFTKWYVKTFLKLTLTRSQRSGAPWVVKDQYAAKYRIPTEYPEELKKFEEEEEEDEKPSRKRRKKVSTQDSKKRVKSEFPNIFENLKETPPALSSEDTESLQRWKDRWNEVLSRCNYYLDLSADDSSDVEPRTKLNQLLGFAGVSRQLVFDPNTTNIIVTMRSYHPKTQYEPPDMFSYVESRHIKVWHYEKVFRFLKSLNVTMRKVRQQEKSTKARTESPATLIPSNTAFMSINQSANGTKDQNQSTLQPSKGSVEDLALPFQIIKDKPVTKQLDGIDHVDELMETWAFINVYREALIIDTFTLDDYITCLKWSNRSRKSSLLEEIFCSLLSCIIDTNYTKPKSNDPHHGLLITLPESLTDLLDDGDSTKEFQDDIKQENANGIVNGTENGDAVDPSIKNEKSDEEDDHESNASSTINHNAYQLLNYRKRPWQEILRDRNFKDGGWQIALVGVLSLVDHLPEYQADIEQVYEILAPEDLGVSPASVETRFYENLGINLRIKVLSIVCSLLIDSTTIRSHIDNCLEEAAKLRRERLEKMREYKLASDEAQALHKECMLILCTADTSLETSSAPQREDKKQKSRARSSDKVPLKPTDKELALAKADPKFLKLLTSRTDAMVKAQSANKEKRQLEKRLNEIDLQRIRCIGFDRSYNRYWWFENNGLPTLKNVHTTSDDEEEDGDDKEDAIEDDEDLEDVAEETYLVGRLWIQGPTDEDRRNLLLFSDEQLERWNNLVEQLEKDKEKEKITNDSFLKTEETNSNVKVEDSTTVADDSPELASKEEKTSVIDEAISKFFEFDFQENGSVQRPSGRTIIDEYGAPCIQEFKFIDRKILQETPDLLLSKENWRYIDTSEDIDKLLKLLNQYGIREGNLHKQLTILEHLIKGSIEARRKALYLDENSEEHVRLRDIIENTVIPEQTAEENEEKEDPEVLELESSDNAENDDLVELEADSDSDSAVLPTRSRRSKAVRNTRGTRGSRKTPVIHTELDFTRKKAHYATRQTTKSQEREEKIKMVQEAKHQLEHLKEDRMITRCLEWVNSSAIEELGHTHLNGPKKKSTNKKRR; translated from the coding sequence ATGgttctcttcaaaagaaagcagGTGGAAGTTGTCCCTCCACAACAGCTTCCTGATGATCTAGACACGGAAATTTGGTACATTCCACAGACTGGCGAGTGGTTTTTGAACTACGATGAGTACCTTGATAGGATGGACTATTATAGCCAAAAGAAGTTTGCGTGTGAAATCACTGGAAACAGCTCgtttgatttctttgaggCCCTCAAGTACGAACAGGAGGAAATGCAAGCGGTTGAAAATAAGTTTCCAGAACCTGTCAGAGAACCAATTTTGAGATATGTGCAATTCAGTCTCATACCCAGACTAGATCAATTAGTCGATGACGTGTATTTAcacttcaagaaagaattttttCCTGGGGATCTAGTGAATGTTAAAAGTGCTGGATCTAACAGATATAAAGGGATCATCAGAGAAAAGGCACGGTTTGCTCCCATCACCTTACCTGATGGTACCGTACGTGAAGGATACTGCTCTTATCGCGTTGGCCTCTCAAACTCTGATGGAGAAGTAACCGTGAACGAAAATCAAGTTTCCCGTGATAGGAATGCGTTCACTAAGTGGTACgtgaaaacttttctcaAGTTGACGTTGACTAGATCGCAAAGATCTGGTGCTCCTTGGGTGGTCAAAGATCAGTATGCTGCTAAGTACAGAATTCCAACGGAGTACCCtgaggaattgaaaaagttcgaagaagaggaagaggaggacGAAAAACCTTcaaggaagagaaggaaaaaggtATCTACTCAAGACTCAAAGAAGAGAGTCAAGTCAGAGTTCCCTAATATATTTGAAAACCTAAAGGAAACTCCTCCTGCACTTTCATCTGAAGATACTGAATCCTTGCAACGTTGGAAAGATAGATGGAACGAGGTTTTGTCTCGATGTAACTACTATCTTGATTTGTCAGCTGACGACTCCTCTGATGTTGAACCACGCACCAAATTGAATCAGTTGTTAGGTTTTGCTGGTGTCTCCCGTCAATTGGTTTTTGATCCTAACACAACCAATATCATAGTTACTATGAGATCCTATCACCCAAAAACACAATACGAACCTCCTGACATGTTTTCGTACGTAGAGTCGAGGCATATCAAAGTATGGCActatgaaaaagttttccgTTTCTTGAAGTCCTTGAATGTTACCATGAGAAAAGTTCGCCAGCAGGAAAAGTCTACTAAGGCACGAACAGAGTCTCCAGCTACTCTTATCCCTAGTAACACAGCATTTATGAGCATAAACCAATCAGCTAATGGGACCAAGGACCAAAATCAATCGACGCTGCAACCGTCAAAAGGGTCTGTTGAGGATCTTGCACTTCCATTCCAGATTATCAAGGACAAACCTGTAACAAAACAACTGGATGGAATTGACCATGTTGATGAACTAATGGAGACTTGGGCATTTATCAACGTTTATCGTGAGGCTCTTATTATCGATACGTTTACACTAGACGACTACATAACATGTCTGAAATGGTCAAATAGATCTCGAAAGTCGTCACTTTTAGAGGAGATATTTTGTTCGTTATTGTCGTGCATCATTGACACTAACTATACAAAGCCCAAGTCAAATGATCCTCACCATGGTCTTTTGATCACTTTACCTGAATCTTTGACCGATCTTCTCGATGATGGGGACTCCACTAAAGAGTTTCAAGATGATATTAAGCAAGAGAATGCAAATGGCATCGTTAATGGGACTGAAAACGGGGATGCAGTTGACCCTAGCATTAAGAATGAAAAGtcagatgaagaggatgatcACGAATCAAATGCTTCCTCTACGATCAATCATAACGCCTATCAGTTGCTTAATTATCGCAAACGCCCATGGCAAGAAATATTAAGGGACAGGAACTTTAAAGATGGTGGTTGGCAGATTGCCTTGGTGGGTGTATTGTCATTAGTGGACCACCTGCCTGAATACCAAGCGGATATCGAACAGGTTTACGAAATTCTAGCTCCGGAAGATTTGGGAGTGTCGCCTGCATCGGTGGAAACTAGATTCTATGAAAATTTGGGGATTAATCTACGAATAAAGGTCCTCAGTATTGTATGCTCCCTACTGATTGATAGCACCACTATTAGATCACATATTGACAATTGTTTGGAAGAAGCTGCAAAACTTCGAAGGGAAAGGCTGGAAAAAATGCGTGAGTACAAGCTGGCTTCCGATGAAGCCCAGGCTCTTCATAAAGAATGTATGCTAATTTTGTGCACTGCCGATACATCATTAGAAACTTCTAGTGCACCTCAACGAGAGGATAAGAAACAGAAGAGCCGAGCTAGGAGTAGCGACAAAGTTCCATTAAAACCCACGGATAAGGAGCTGGCTTTGGCTAAAGCTGATCccaagtttttgaagcttTTAACTAGCAGAACTGATGCTATGGTGAAGGCCCAATCTGCAAATAAGGAGAAGAgacaacttgaaaagagaCTGAATGAAATAGATCTGCAACGGATAAGGTGTATTGGATTTGACAGGTCCTACAACAGGTATTGGTGGTTCGAAAATAATGGATTGCctactttgaaaaatgtcCACACGACTAGCgacgacgaagaagaggacGGCGACGACAAAGAGGATGCAATcgaagatgatgaagatctCGAAGATGTCGCTGAGGAAACTTATCTTGTTGGCCGATTATGGATTCAAGGACCTACAGATGAAGATAGAAGAAATCTACTGCTTTTTAGCGATGAACAACTTGAGAGATGGAATAATTTGGtggaacaacttgaaaaagacaaagagaaggagaaaataaCGAATGACAGCTTTCTGAAGACGGAGGAGACAAATTCCAATGTCAAAGTGGAAGACTCAACTACCGTCGCAGATGACAGTCCGGAGTTGGCATcgaaagaagaaaagacttCTGTTATTGATGAGGCAATCTCCAAGTTTTTCgagtttgattttcaagagaatggaTCGGTACAACGTCCTTCCGGGAGGACAATTATTGATGAATATGGAGCACCTTGCATACAAGAATTTAAGTTTATCGATAGAAAGATTCTCCAGGAGACTCCCGATCTTTTACtcagcaaagaaaactggAGATACATTGACACCAGCGAGGATATTGACAAGctgttgaaattgttgaaccAGTACGGTATACGTGAGGGAAATCTACATAAACAGTTGACAATCCTTGAACATCTTATCAAAGGCAGCATCGaagcaagaagaaaggcTTTATACCTGGATGAGAACTCTGAGGAACACGTTAGACTTCGAGACATTATTGAGAATACAGTGATACCTGAACAGACAGCTGAGGAGAACgaggagaaggaagatCCAGAAGTCTTAGAGCTGGAGAGCTCCGATAATGCGGAAAACGACGATTTAGTGGAGTTGGAGGCTGATTCCGATTCTGACTCGGCAGTGTTGCCAACAAGATCTCGACGTTCCAAGGCAGTTCGAAACACTAGAGGCACAAGAGGTTCTCGCAAGACTCCTGTGATTCATACAGAGTTAGACTTCACTCGTAAAAAAGCCCATTACGCCACTCGTCAAACAACCAAAAGCCAAGAACgagaagaaaagatcaagatggTCCAAGAAGCCAAGCATCAATTGGAACATCTGAAGGAGGATCGCATGATTACCAGATGTCTGGAATGGGTCAACTCCAGTGCTATAGAAGAACTCGGACACACGCATCTTAACGGCCCCAAAAAGAAGTCCACTAATAAAAAAAGGAGATAA